In Paenibacillus sp. 1781tsa1, one DNA window encodes the following:
- the rpsO gene encoding 30S ribosomal protein S15, producing the protein MALTQERKQQLIDEHKTHESDTGSPEVQVAILTENIRSLTDHLRTHKKDHHSRRGLLKMVGQRRKLLAYVKNKDVKRYSALIEKLGLRR; encoded by the coding sequence ATGGCATTGACTCAAGAACGTAAACAACAACTGATCGACGAGCACAAAACTCACGAGTCCGATACAGGATCTCCAGAGGTGCAAGTTGCTATCCTTACGGAAAACATCAGAAGTTTGACAGACCACTTGCGTACGCATAAGAAAGACCACCACTCACGTCGTGGACTTTTGAAAATGGTAGGTCAACGTCGTAAGCTTTTGGCTTACGTGAAAAACAAAGATGTTAAACGTTACAGCGCACTGATCGAAAAACTCGGATTGCGTCGTTAA
- a CDS encoding YlxR family protein, translating into MKPKKVPLRKCVACQEMMPKKQLIRIVKTPEDEVLIDLTGKKSGRGAYLCGKESCFKLALKNRALDRALKGKVSPEIYEQLAADFIAVEDEFKAAQEREHD; encoded by the coding sequence ATGAAACCAAAAAAAGTGCCGCTGCGCAAATGTGTGGCATGCCAGGAAATGATGCCCAAAAAGCAGCTGATTCGCATCGTTAAAACGCCAGAGGATGAAGTGCTGATCGATTTGACTGGCAAAAAATCCGGACGTGGTGCCTATTTATGCGGCAAAGAGTCCTGTTTTAAGCTCGCACTCAAAAACCGGGCTTTGGATCGGGCGTTAAAAGGCAAAGTCTCACCTGAAATTTACGAGCAACTAGCAGCTGACTTCATCGCGGTTGAGGATGAATTCAAAGCAGCACAGGAGCGTGAACATGACTAA
- a CDS encoding bifunctional oligoribonuclease/PAP phosphatase NrnA: MHTYEQALQAGKQFLLEHDDYLVVSHVQPDGDAVSSTVTVGWLLSCLGKTFTMINEGEIPGRMQFLWEAGNIVNMTEQPPQRKYKAVICVDCADFARVGLTRHYFEEDAVILNIDHHPTNDGYGTVNIIKSDAAATAEILFDFLNLFQVTWDKDVATAVYTGLLTDTGGFRYANTSPNVMTTASRLLEHGVDGPYLAQTLLEQVTLPQIRILNQALSSLQMTDDGKIAWVVITPDDMVACGAANEDLEGVVNYPRNIQGVEVGIFFKVINENAVKVSLRSAGKIDVAALAQTFGGGGHVLAAGCRLEGSLDDIVAKVLKQVNSQW; the protein is encoded by the coding sequence ATGCACACTTATGAACAGGCGCTCCAGGCCGGAAAGCAATTTCTGCTGGAGCATGATGATTACCTGGTCGTGTCGCATGTACAGCCGGACGGTGACGCAGTCAGCTCGACGGTAACGGTGGGCTGGCTGCTGTCATGTCTGGGTAAGACATTCACGATGATTAATGAAGGCGAAATCCCCGGGCGCATGCAATTTCTGTGGGAAGCAGGCAACATTGTGAACATGACCGAACAACCACCGCAGCGAAAATATAAAGCTGTTATTTGTGTGGATTGTGCTGACTTTGCCAGAGTAGGTTTGACGCGTCATTATTTTGAAGAAGATGCTGTTATTTTGAATATCGATCATCACCCTACGAATGACGGTTATGGTACAGTCAACATCATTAAGTCAGATGCTGCTGCAACGGCTGAAATTTTATTCGATTTTCTTAATCTGTTCCAAGTAACATGGGATAAAGATGTTGCGACGGCAGTTTATACAGGATTGCTTACGGATACAGGTGGTTTCCGCTATGCCAACACCAGTCCCAATGTAATGACAACGGCCTCCAGACTGCTTGAACATGGCGTGGATGGACCCTATCTTGCTCAGACCTTGTTGGAGCAGGTGACTCTTCCACAAATTCGGATTTTGAATCAGGCACTATCAAGCCTGCAGATGACAGATGATGGCAAGATAGCCTGGGTTGTTATTACACCAGATGATATGGTAGCTTGCGGAGCAGCTAACGAAGATCTTGAAGGGGTAGTGAACTATCCGCGCAACATTCAAGGTGTGGAAGTAGGTATCTTTTTCAAAGTGATCAACGAGAACGCCGTCAAGGTTTCTCTGCGTTCGGCTGGCAAGATTGATGTTGCTGCATTAGCACAGACCTTTGGCGGAGGCGGGCATGTGCTCGCAGCCGGATGTCGTCTGGAAGGCAGTCTTGATGATATTGTTGCAAAAGTACTAAAGCAGGTGAATTCACAATGGTAA
- the truB gene encoding tRNA pseudouridine(55) synthase TruB, whose translation MVKPFEGVLPVYKPAGFTSHDVVAKMRRILKMKRIGHTGTLDPQVTGVLPLCLGRATRVVEYMQELPKEYLATLRLGLATDTEDMTGEVIERAETPVEVTQDQVQQVLEQFLGTISQVPPMYSAVKVDGKRLYELAREGKTVERKSREVTIYELELTGIETQGETTDISFRALCSKGTYIRTLCVDIGRQLGYPSTMVRLERTISAGISADRCLRIEEVEQLMADGTLAEALIPVDEAIASIPAHKVGEEQAKGALQGQKLSARLLEPPVEQPGLLRLYAQDDTFLGIFERDELKPTVRAVKVFLPE comes from the coding sequence ATGGTAAAGCCATTTGAAGGTGTACTTCCGGTATATAAACCGGCGGGATTTACTTCTCATGATGTTGTAGCCAAGATGCGTCGCATTCTCAAGATGAAGCGCATTGGTCATACGGGCACACTGGACCCACAAGTTACAGGCGTTTTGCCGCTCTGTCTTGGACGGGCGACACGCGTGGTGGAGTACATGCAGGAGCTTCCGAAGGAATATCTGGCTACGCTTAGATTGGGACTTGCTACTGACACAGAGGACATGACAGGGGAAGTCATTGAGCGTGCTGAAACACCGGTGGAAGTCACACAGGATCAGGTTCAACAGGTGCTTGAGCAGTTTCTGGGCACGATCTCTCAGGTGCCACCCATGTATTCTGCGGTTAAGGTAGATGGTAAACGGCTTTATGAGCTTGCTCGTGAAGGGAAAACGGTAGAGCGCAAGAGCCGTGAGGTCACAATCTATGAGCTTGAGCTTACAGGGATTGAGACTCAGGGCGAGACGACCGATATTTCTTTCCGGGCCTTGTGTTCAAAAGGTACCTATATTCGGACATTGTGTGTAGATATCGGCCGACAACTCGGATATCCATCGACCATGGTTCGACTGGAGCGTACAATATCGGCAGGTATCTCTGCAGATCGTTGTCTTCGTATTGAAGAAGTGGAACAACTTATGGCTGATGGGACTTTGGCGGAGGCGCTGATTCCTGTTGACGAGGCTATTGCTTCGATTCCGGCCCACAAGGTTGGAGAAGAACAGGCCAAAGGAGCACTTCAAGGTCAGAAACTGTCTGCACGTCTTCTGGAACCCCCTGTAGAGCAACCTGGTTTGTTACGGTTGTATGCTCAGGATGATACGTTTCTGGGGATATTTGAACGGGATGAACTAAAACCAACGGTGAGGGCAGTTAAAGTCTTTTTGCCGGAATAA
- a CDS encoding bifunctional riboflavin kinase/FAD synthetase, with product MLTYPQTLHSTELSTLPQVLAIGQFDGLHLGHASVILSAVRIARETGMQAAVMTFHPHPKEVMRKGDYEGYLTPLRDKEDILAGMGVDVLYVVEFNADFSRLTPQQFVQDLLIPLQTRTAVVGFDFRFGHKGAGDEQLLRTLGEGEMTVETVPPFLLNGEKVSSSLIRGLLKRGEMDEASQWLGRPYSIRGTVIHGEKRGRTIGFPTANLELTDHYVTPSKGVYAVRVQYGEQELHGVMNLGVKPTFHESGMKPTFEVHLLDFDGHLYDQELKVELVHYIRAERKFDSIDALISQIREDALTAGRLLS from the coding sequence ATGCTAACCTATCCGCAGACGTTACATTCGACTGAGCTGAGCACACTTCCGCAAGTGCTTGCGATTGGTCAATTCGACGGACTGCATCTCGGACATGCAAGTGTCATTTTATCAGCTGTCCGCATTGCACGGGAAACGGGCATGCAGGCAGCGGTCATGACCTTTCATCCACATCCGAAGGAAGTTATGCGCAAAGGGGATTACGAGGGTTATTTAACTCCCTTGAGAGATAAAGAAGACATCTTGGCAGGAATGGGCGTTGATGTACTTTATGTGGTGGAGTTCAATGCAGATTTCTCACGGTTGACGCCACAACAATTCGTACAGGACCTGTTGATTCCTCTTCAGACACGAACAGCAGTGGTGGGTTTTGACTTCCGTTTCGGTCATAAGGGTGCAGGGGATGAACAGCTTCTTCGTACTTTGGGAGAAGGAGAGATGACGGTGGAAACCGTTCCTCCTTTCTTGTTAAATGGTGAAAAAGTGAGCAGTTCTCTCATTCGTGGCCTGTTGAAGCGTGGGGAGATGGATGAGGCCAGTCAGTGGCTTGGCCGACCTTACAGCATCAGAGGAACCGTCATTCACGGGGAGAAGCGTGGACGAACGATTGGATTTCCTACAGCCAACCTTGAACTCACGGATCATTACGTTACCCCGTCGAAGGGTGTTTACGCTGTTCGTGTGCAGTATGGCGAACAGGAACTGCACGGCGTAATGAATCTAGGTGTGAAACCTACGTTTCACGAAAGCGGGATGAAACCTACGTTTGAAGTGCACCTGCTTGATTTTGACGGACACTTGTATGACCAGGAACTAAAGGTTGAGCTCGTTCACTATATTCGTGCAGAACGAAAGTTTGACTCTATTGATGCATTGATTAGCCAGATTCGTGAAGATGCATTAACTGCCGGCCGCCTGTTATCTTAA
- a CDS encoding ribosomal L7Ae/L30e/S12e/Gadd45 family protein has translation MTNIKTLSYLGLSMRAGKLVTGEEIVLKAIRSSEAKMVIVAGDASANTQKKFRDKCGTYKVPLLIGFDRDSLGSSIGKDTRVVLAVTDRGFAKMISKQVGIMSEVEYIE, from the coding sequence ATGACTAATATTAAAACGCTGTCTTATCTGGGACTCTCTATGCGTGCAGGTAAACTTGTAACAGGTGAAGAAATTGTACTTAAAGCGATCCGTTCTTCCGAAGCTAAAATGGTTATTGTTGCGGGTGACGCCTCAGCCAATACACAAAAGAAATTTCGCGATAAATGCGGAACATATAAGGTTCCTCTGTTGATCGGATTTGACCGGGATAGTCTGGGTTCAAGTATCGGTAAAGACACGCGTGTTGTTCTTGCAGTAACGGATCGAGGGTTTGCAAAAATGATCTCCAAGCAAGTCGGTATAATGTCGGAGGTGGAGTATATTGAGTAA
- the rbfA gene encoding 30S ribosome-binding factor RbfA, whose amino-acid sequence MAKIRTGRVGEQIKKELSLLIQSELKDPRIGFITVTGVEVTGDLSQAKVYLSVFGEQEQKDNSLKALAKANGFLRSELGKRIRFRHVPELIFKIDESIAYGSRIEKLLGDIGSDKNESQ is encoded by the coding sequence ATGGCTAAGATTCGTACAGGTAGAGTGGGCGAGCAGATCAAGAAAGAATTGAGTTTGCTCATCCAGTCTGAACTGAAGGACCCACGTATCGGCTTTATTACGGTAACGGGAGTCGAAGTGACAGGAGACTTGTCGCAAGCCAAAGTTTATCTAAGTGTCTTCGGTGAACAGGAACAAAAAGATAACTCGCTCAAAGCATTGGCAAAAGCAAATGGATTTTTGCGTTCCGAGCTGGGCAAACGTATCCGGTTTCGTCATGTTCCCGAGTTGATATTCAAGATTGACGAATCCATCGCTTATGGTAGCCGAATTGAGAAGCTGCTTGGCGATATTGGTTCCGACAAGAACGAATCCCAGTAA
- the infB gene encoding translation initiation factor IF-2, whose protein sequence is MSKQENKDKLRVYEYAKSLNMSSKEIITILKKLEIPVNNHMSVMENGSVGKVEQFFKDIKSTAASKQGNEAKPVATSAVRSDKTVDSNKPAGGVNTPNSSNPSGSPVQTKIQQEKQVGMNNRPNSNNNNGTQRPSGQDSRNRTNSSQGSSQGGQSTNRPRPAQGGQSSTASRPQGTGQRPNNSGGGQVRTSGPNSGGNTGTGGNRSGGQGQSQGQGQRRSGPGGTTGNNNNSGNRSNSGGGGRRYDDNRGGNFRGNRGGKNNRNRNQQQYQQREKIDNTPKKIIVRGDMTVGETAKLLHKDASEVIKKLIAMGVMATINQELDIETILLLAGEFGVEVEVKIVLEDDRFETLEENDDPADLQSRPPVVTIMGHVDHGKTTLLDAIRSTNVTGGEAGGITQHIGAYQVEINNKKITFLDTPGHEAFTAMRARGAQVTDITIIVVAADDGVMPQTVEAINHAKAAGLPIIVAVNKIDKPGADPDKVKQELTNYELVPEEWGGDTIFVNVSAKQRMGLEGLLEMILLVAEVNEYKANPDKRARGTVIEAELDKGRGPVARILVQHGTLKVGDAFVAGNCFGRVRAMVNDKGRRLKEAGPSTPVEITGLTEVPGAGDPFMVFEDERKARSIADKRAITQRESDLGTHTRVTLDDLFQHIKDGEIKDLNVIIKGDVQGSVEALKGSLAKIEVEGVRVKIIHSGAGAITESDIILAAASNAIVIGFNVRPDNQAKTTADQEQVDVRLHRVIYSVIEEIEQAMKGMLDPIYKEKVIGHAEVRSTFSISKVGTIAGCMVTSGKITRSAEARLIRDGIVLYEGKLDSLKRYKDDAKEVAQGYECGITLDKYNDLKEGDVIEAFIMETVQR, encoded by the coding sequence TTGAGTAAACAGGAAAACAAGGATAAATTGCGAGTTTATGAATATGCGAAGTCCCTTAATATGAGTAGTAAAGAAATTATAACCATTCTTAAAAAACTGGAAATTCCCGTAAACAATCATATGAGTGTCATGGAGAATGGTTCAGTGGGTAAGGTGGAACAATTTTTTAAAGATATAAAATCCACTGCTGCTTCCAAACAAGGCAACGAAGCAAAACCAGTTGCTACTTCGGCAGTACGCAGTGACAAAACAGTGGACAGCAACAAGCCGGCCGGCGGAGTGAACACGCCGAATAGCAGTAACCCATCCGGTAGTCCCGTACAAACAAAAATACAACAGGAAAAGCAGGTAGGTATGAACAATAGACCAAATTCCAACAATAACAATGGCACCCAAAGACCCAGCGGCCAAGACAGCCGCAACAGAACGAACTCTTCCCAAGGCTCAAGCCAAGGAGGACAATCAACTAACCGTCCAAGACCAGCTCAAGGCGGACAAAGCAGTACTGCATCCCGTCCGCAAGGAACGGGTCAACGTCCGAATAACAGCGGTGGCGGTCAAGTAAGAACTTCCGGACCTAACAGCGGTGGTAATACAGGTACTGGCGGCAACCGTAGCGGTGGTCAAGGTCAGAGCCAAGGACAAGGCCAACGCAGAAGCGGCCCAGGTGGTACTACTGGCAACAACAACAATAGTGGCAACCGTTCAAACAGCGGTGGCGGTGGACGTCGTTATGATGACAATCGTGGTGGCAACTTCCGTGGTAACCGTGGTGGTAAGAACAACCGCAACAGAAATCAACAACAGTACCAGCAACGTGAGAAAATTGATAACACACCTAAGAAAATCATCGTTCGTGGTGATATGACCGTAGGTGAAACAGCGAAGTTGCTCCATAAGGATGCTTCCGAAGTTATCAAAAAACTCATCGCGATGGGCGTTATGGCAACAATCAACCAAGAACTTGATATCGAAACAATTCTGCTGCTTGCTGGAGAGTTCGGTGTTGAAGTTGAAGTGAAGATTGTGCTCGAAGATGACCGTTTCGAAACACTGGAAGAGAATGATGATCCTGCAGATTTGCAGTCTCGTCCTCCAGTAGTAACCATCATGGGACACGTTGACCATGGTAAAACTACATTGCTTGATGCCATTCGTTCTACGAATGTAACAGGCGGCGAAGCAGGCGGAATCACGCAACACATCGGTGCATATCAAGTTGAAATCAACAACAAGAAAATTACGTTCCTGGATACTCCGGGTCACGAAGCGTTTACAGCGATGCGTGCGCGTGGAGCACAGGTTACGGATATTACAATTATTGTCGTAGCTGCTGATGACGGTGTTATGCCACAAACGGTTGAGGCCATTAACCATGCCAAAGCTGCTGGGCTTCCAATTATCGTAGCTGTCAATAAAATCGATAAACCGGGTGCTGATCCGGATAAAGTAAAACAAGAATTGACTAACTATGAACTCGTTCCGGAAGAGTGGGGCGGAGATACCATCTTTGTTAACGTGTCTGCGAAACAAAGAATGGGTCTGGAAGGTCTGCTTGAAATGATTCTGCTCGTTGCAGAAGTGAACGAATACAAAGCGAACCCGGACAAACGTGCCCGTGGTACAGTGATCGAAGCCGAGCTGGATAAAGGACGTGGCCCAGTTGCCCGTATCCTCGTACAGCACGGTACATTGAAAGTCGGAGATGCTTTCGTAGCAGGTAACTGCTTCGGTCGTGTCCGTGCGATGGTCAATGATAAAGGTCGTCGTCTGAAAGAGGCTGGACCTTCAACACCTGTAGAGATCACAGGTCTAACTGAAGTTCCAGGTGCTGGAGATCCATTCATGGTGTTTGAAGATGAGCGCAAAGCGCGTTCCATCGCTGACAAACGTGCGATTACGCAACGTGAATCCGATCTGGGGACACATACTCGCGTAACGTTGGATGATCTGTTCCAACATATCAAAGATGGCGAGATCAAAGATTTGAACGTTATCATCAAAGGTGACGTGCAAGGTTCGGTTGAAGCATTGAAAGGTTCCCTCGCGAAGATCGAAGTTGAAGGTGTTCGCGTGAAAATCATTCATAGCGGAGCTGGTGCAATCACTGAGTCCGACATCATTTTGGCTGCAGCATCCAATGCCATCGTGATTGGTTTCAACGTTCGTCCTGATAACCAGGCGAAAACAACTGCAGATCAAGAGCAAGTAGACGTTCGTCTGCATCGCGTAATCTACAGTGTTATCGAAGAAATTGAACAAGCGATGAAAGGAATGCTTGATCCGATCTACAAAGAAAAAGTTATCGGTCATGCTGAAGTTCGTAGCACGTTCTCCATCAGTAAAGTGGGTACCATCGCTGGTTGTATGGTTACCTCGGGTAAAATTACGCGTTCTGCGGAAGCACGCCTGATTCGTGATGGCATCGTCCTTTACGAAGGTAAGCTGGATTCCCTGAAACGTTATAAAGATGATGCCAAAGAAGTAGCCCAAGGCTACGAGTGCGGTATCACACTGGATAAATACAATGATCTCAAAGAGGGCGACGTTATCGAAGCCTTCATTATGGAGACAGTACAACGATAA